From the genome of Carassius auratus strain Wakin chromosome 26, ASM336829v1, whole genome shotgun sequence, one region includes:
- the c26h3orf70 gene encoding UPF0524 protein C3orf70 homolog A, translating to MAASGGQKSEKLDEAQALARSCAGRPDFLPCDGLSICATHSHGKCFKLHWCCHLGWCHCKYVYQPMTSVCQLPSTPVPVDPSGHTHTMNLSISLAERFLRTAPKFQAPPCPESPKLCVISELFVDDYMVKRINGKMCYVQRPPPPTPNPTHQPQMPAPQPTPQRTNKHTKQAGQTIKHGQPNEKISGPKMDHCSSPSSSEDSGINALGLHYMESCDEDSCMDDDDDEEEEDDELSTDGDSSPGSLWDQDECSLLSPSKSMVEIIEKIETTV from the exons ATGGCCGCTTCGGGCGGACAGAAGAGTGAGAAGTTAGATGAAGCTCAGGCTCTAGCGAGGAGCTGCGCAGGGCGACCGGACTTTCTGCCCTGCGATGGACTATCCATCTGCGCCACACACAGCCACGGGAAGTGTTTCAAGCTGCACTGGTGCTGTCATCTGGGCTGGTGCCACT GTAAATATGTCTACCAACCCATGACCAGCGTATGCCAACTTCCCAGCACGCCGGTTCCAGTTGACCCCTCAGGTCACACCCACACCATGAACCTGTCCATCTCCCTGGCTGAGCGCTTTCTCAGGACGGCCCCCAAATTCCAGGCTCCACCCTGCCCAGAGTCGCCCAAGCTCTGCGTCATCTCTGAGCTCTTTGTGGATGATTACATGGTCAAACGTATCAATGGTAAGATGTGTTATGTGCAAAGGCCACCTCCCCCTACACCAAATCCTACACACCAACCCCAAATGCCGGCACCTCAACCTACACCCCAACGTACCAACAAGCACACAAAGCAAGCGGGCCAAACTATTAAACACGGCCAACCAAACGAGAAGATCTCAGGCCCTAAAATGGACCACTGCTCGTCTCCCTCCAGCTCAGAAGACTCTGGAATCAATGCATTGGGTCTGCACTACATGGAATCATGCGATGAGGACTCCTGCATGGATGACGACGACGACGAGGAAGAAGAGGATGATGAGTTGAGTACCGATGGGGACTCCAGTCCCGGTAGCCTCTGGGACCAGGATGAGTGCTCTTTACTGTCACCGTCCAAATCAATGGTTGAGATCATTGAGAAGATCGAGACTACAGTTTGA